The following are encoded in a window of Paramormyrops kingsleyae isolate MSU_618 chromosome 12, PKINGS_0.4, whole genome shotgun sequence genomic DNA:
- the LOC111856463 gene encoding large neutral amino acids transporter small subunit 2-like, which yields MEGARHRGSAAAAVDGDGSSDCGKDSGGGGVALKKEIGLVSACGIIVGNIIGSGIFVSPKGVLENASSVGLALIVWIVTGIITAIGALCYAELGVTIPKSGGDYSYVKDIFGGLAGFLRLWIAVLVIYPTNQAVIALTFSNYVLQPLFPTCFPPESGLRLLAAICLLLLTWVNCASVRWATRVQDIFTAGKLLALALIIIMGIVQICKGEYYWLEPAHAFESFQDYDVGLIALAFLQGSFAYGGWNFLNYVTEELVDPYTNLPRAIYISIPLVTFVYVFANIAYVTAMSPQELLASNAVAVTFGEKLLGVMSWIMPISVALSTFGGVNGSLFTSSRLFFAGAREGHLPSLLAMIHVKRCTPIPALLFTCVSTLLMLCTSDMYTLINYVGFINYLFYGVTVAGQIVLRIKEPNMHRPIKISLIWPVIYLLFWAFLLIFSLYSEPVVCGIGLAIMLTGVPVYFLGVYWDKKPQCFNTFVDKLTYTGQKFCVVVYPAEEGSSNGAEKEESFPLAEKAEDDEKAQKPEC from the exons ATGGAGGGCGCCAGGCATCGGGGGAGCGCGGCTGCTGCTGTGGACGGAGACGGATCCTCGGACTGCGGGAAGGACAGCGGGGGCGGCGGCGTGGCGCTCAAGAAGGAGATCGGCCTCGTCAGTGCCTGTGGCATTATTGTAG gTAACATTATTGGGTCAGGGATCTTTGTGAGCCCAAAGGGAGTTCTGGAGAATGCGAGTTCAGTTGGCCTGGCGCTGATCGTTTGGATCGTGACCGGAATCATCACAGCCATCGGGGCATTGTGTTATGCTGAGCTGGGTGTCACAATCCCAAAGTCTGGTGGAGACTACTCCTATGTGAAGGATATCTTTGGAGGACTCGCTGG ATTCCTGCGCCTATGGATCGCCGTGCTTGTGATCTACCCCACCAACCAGGCTGTGATTGCTCTCACCTTTTCCAACTACGTCCTGCAGCCCCTCTTCCCGACCTGCTTTCCCCCTGAGAGCGGGCTCCGGCTGCTGGCCGCCATCTGCTTGT TGCTGCTGACATGGGTGAACTGTGCTAGTGTGCGCTGGGCAACGCGTGTCCAGGACATTTTCACCGCTGGAAAGCTGCTGGCTCTGGcactcatcatcatcatgggcaTCGTGCAGATCTGCAAGG GGGAGTACTACTGGCTGGAACCAGCGCATGCCTTTGAGAGTTTTCAGGACTATGATGTTGGCTTGATTGCTCTAGCCTTCTTACAGGGCTCTTTTGCCTATGGTGGTTGGAATTTCCTCAATTATGTCACAGAAGAGCTTGTTGATCCATACAC GAACCTGCCACGAGCCATCTATATCTCAATACCTCTTGTGACGTTTGTTTACGTCTTTGCCAATATTGCTTACGTAACGGCAATGAGCCCTCAGGAGCTGCTGGCATCCAATGCAGTCGCTGTG ACATTTGGTGAGAAGCTACTGGGAGTGATGTCATGGATCATGCCCATCTCTGTGGCTCTTTCTACATTCGGGGGGGTCAATGGATCCCTCTTCACTTCGTCCCG GCTGTTTTTTGCAGGAGCAAGAGAGGGTCACCTTCCCAGTCTCCTGGCTATGATTCATGTAAAACGCTGCACACCAATCCCAGCTCTCCTCTTCACT TGCGTATCTACCTTGCTGATGCTCTGCACCAGTGATATGTACACGCTCATCAACTATGTGGGTTTCATAAACTACCTCTTCTATGGCGTCACTGTAGCTGGACAGATTGTTCTGCGCATCAAAGAGCCAAATATGCATCGACCGATAAAG ATTAGCCTGATTTGGCCAGTTATCTACCTGCTCTTCTGGGCGTTCCTGCTCATCTTCTCTCTGTATTCTGAGCCAGTGGTGTGTGGTATTGGTCTAGCAATTATGCTCACTGGTGTCCCAGTCTACTTCCTTGGTGTGTACTGGGACAAAAAGCCCCAGTGTTTCAACACATTTGTCG ACAAGCTGACTTATACAGGTCAGAAATTTTGCGTGGTGGTTTACCCAGCGGAGGAAGGGAGCTCAAACGGAGCAGAGAAAGAGGAGAGTTTTCCCCTCGCTGAGAAGGCGGAGGATGATGAAAAGGCACAGAAACCGGAGTGCTGA